One region of Syngnathus scovelli strain Florida chromosome 15, RoL_Ssco_1.2, whole genome shotgun sequence genomic DNA includes:
- the coa4 gene encoding cytochrome c oxidase assembly factor 4 homolog, mitochondrial → MTSPSPHDRRTSKTSGDAEEEDPVEQMISRTGCTEQHEALQDCMAEHRDWRVCQSYVGAFKKCMSDHHKARQEHLSQRMADSTST, encoded by the coding sequence ATGACATCCCCATCTCCTCACGACCGAAGGACATCGAAAACCAGCGGTGACGCCGAAGAAGAAGACCCCGTGGAGCAAATGATCTCTCGCACGGGCTGCACCGAGCAGCACGAGGCGCTGCAGGACTGCATGGCCGAGCATCGGGACTGGCGAGTGTGCCAGAGTTACGTGGGCgcttttaaaaaatgcatgAGCGACCACCACAAGGCACGGCAGGAACACTTGAGCCAGCGGATGGCCGACAGTACGTCCACCTGA
- the LOC125982436 gene encoding dynein light chain 2, cytoplasmic — protein MSDKKAVIKNADMSEEMQQDAVDCAMQAMEKYNIEKDIAAYVKKEFDKKYNPTWHCIVGRNFGSYVTHETKHFIYFYLGQVAILLFKSG, from the exons ATGTCTGACAAGAAGGCCGTGATCAAGAACGCGGACATGTCCGAAGAAATGCAGCAGGATGCCGTGGACTGTGCCATGCAAGCCATGGAAAAGTACAACATAGAGAAGGACATCGCTGCCTACGTCAAAAAG GAGTTTGATAAGAAGTACAACCCCACGTGGCACTGCATCGTGGGCCGGAACTTCGGCAGCTACGTGACGCATGAGACCAAGCACTTCATCTACTTCTACCTCGGCCAAGTGGCCATCCTGCTCTTCAAGTCGGGCTGA
- the hmgb1a gene encoding high mobility group protein B1a, whose protein sequence is MRRDRSKPRGKMSSYAYFVQTCREEHKKKHPDASVNFSEFSKKCSERWKTMSAKEKGKFEDLAKLDKARYEREMMNYVPAHGGKKKKFKDPNAPKRPPSAFFIFCSEYRPKVKGETPGLTIGDVAKKLGEMWNGTSAENKQPFEKKAAKLKEKYEKDVAAYRAKGKPGTTAPAPKPAPKVVEKDDDDEDDDDEEDDEDEDEDDE, encoded by the exons ATGAGGAGAGACCGGTCCAAGCCCAGGGGCAAGATGTCCTCGTACGCCTACTTCGTGCAGACGTGCCGGGAGGAGCACAAGAAGAAGCATCCCGACGCTTCCGTCAACTTCTCCGAGTTTTCCAAGAAGTGCTCAGAGAGATGGAAG ACCATGTCGGCCAAGGAGAAGGGCAAGTTTGAGGACCTGGCCAAGTTAGACAAGGCGCGTTACGAGAGGGAGATGATGAACTACGTGCCGGCCCACGGAGGCAAGAAGAAGAAGTTCAAGGACCCCAATGCCCCCAAGAGGCCCCC GTCCGCCTTCTTCATCTTCTGCTCCGAGTATCGCCCCAAGGTGAAGGGCGAAACTCCCGGCCTGACCATCGGCGATGTCGCCAAGAAACTGGGCGAGATGTGGAACGGAACCTCGGCTGAGAACAAGCAGCCCTTTGAGAAGAAGGCGGCCAAGCTGAAGGAGAAGTACGAGAAG GACGTGGCAGCGTACCGCGCCAAGGGCAAGCCGGGCACCACCGCCCCGGCGCCCAAACCAGCACCCAAGGTGGTGGAGAAAGACGATGACGAcgaggatgacgacgacgaggaaGATGACGAGGATGAGGACGAGGATGACGAGTAG
- the LOC125982368 gene encoding olfactory receptor 8G17-like: MNLFNPAEDENVSMVHPEYFIISGLSGVPHIKLYYVFLFVVYLLSVLANSAVMAVICLDRRLQTPKYVAVFNLAFVDLFGSSALVPKLLDVFLLGNRRIPFRNCLAYMFFCYTCLSMQSFNLVALAYDRLLAIIFPLHYQVKMTHRFMLRLICGFWLLVVVLVAVAAGLLSRLSFCRSVVINSYFCDHGQIYRLSCNSHYPNYMVSCIYPVVIFWLPLAFILLSYAAIGCTLTKVAAVQERLKALRTCAAHLSLVAIYFIPLLITFTLMENIHPNGRIINLSLTSVFPPLLNPVIYTLQTQEIKESFGRLIRSARRRHGKHGARAKVWTALH, from the exons ATGAACCTGTTCAATCCGGCCGAGGATGAGAACGTGTCCATGGTGCACCCCGAGTACTTCATCATTAGCGGTTTGTCGGGGGTCCCTCACATCAAGCTGTACTACGTCTTCTTGTTTGTGGTCTACCTGCTGTCTGTGCTAGCCAACAGCGCCGTGATGGCCGTCATCTGTCTAGACCGCCGGCTGCAGACCCCCAAGTATGTGGCGGTCTTCAACCTGGCCTTCGTGGACCTTTTCGGGAGCTCGGCCCTGGTCCCCAAACTCCTCGATGTGTTCCTGTTGGGCAATCGGCGCATTCCTTTTCGCAACTGCCTGGCTTATATGTTCTTCTGCTACACCTGCTTGTCCATGCAGTCCTTCAACTTAGTGGCTCTGGCCTATGACCGGCTCCTGGCTATCATTTTCCCGCTGCACTACCAG GTGAAGATGACCCACCGCTTCATGTTGAGGCTGATCTGCGGATTTTGGCTACTGGTGGTGGTTCtggtggcggtggcggcgggccTGCTGAGCCGCCTGTCCTTCTGCCGCTCGGTGGTGATCAACAGCTACTTCTGCGACCACGGCCAGATCTACCGGCTCTCCTGCAACAGCCACTACCCCAACTATatggtgagctgcatctatccgGTGGTGATCTTCTGGCTGCCGCTTGCCTTCATCCTACTCAGCTACGCCGCCATCGGCTGCACCCTGACCAAGGTGGCCGCCGTCCAGGAGCGCCTCAAAGCCCTGCGCACCTGCGCCGCCCACCTCTCATTAGTGGCCATCTACTTCATCCCGCTGCTCATCACCTTCACACTGATGGAGAACATTCACCCCAACGGTCGTATCATTAACCTGTCGCTCACCTCCGTCTTCCCGCCCTTGCTCAACCCCGTTATCTACACGCTGCAGACGCAGGAGATCAAAGAGTCGTTCGGCAGGCTCATCAGAAGCGCACGCCGCCGCCACGGCAAACACGGCGCCCGTGCTAAAGTATGGACGGCGCTCCACTAG
- the ubl3a gene encoding ubiquitin-like protein 3a — MTSSTPEDMINLRLILVSGKTKEFLFSPDDSAADIAKHVYDNWPMDWEQEQVSSPNILRLIYQGRFLHGNVTLGGLKLPVGRTTVMHLVARETLPEPNSQGQRNREKSGERNCCVIL, encoded by the exons ATGACATCCAGCACGCCAGAAGATATG ATTAACCTGCGACTGATCCTGGTCAGCGGCAAGACCAAAGAATTCCTCTTCTCTCCTGACGACTCGGCCGCCGACATCGCCAAACATGTTTATGACAACTGGCCAATGG ACTGGGAGCAAGAGCAAGTCAGCAGTCCCAACATCCTCAGGCTCATCTACCAGGGACGCTTCCTGCACGGCAACGTCACGCTAGGAG GACTGAAGCTTCCCGTGGGCAGGACCACCGTCATGCACTTGGTGGCCCGAGAGACGCTGCCCGAGCCCAACTCGCAAG gTCAGAGGAACCGTGAGAAGAGCGGGGAGCGCAACTGCTGTGTCATCCTGTGA
- the tpbgl gene encoding trophoblast glycoprotein-like: MRMHEGGSEKISVCARRANAHTRAEMRTRACSQPRRLCVLASWAALLACARADNACPPACACSQDSGTVSCHAGGASGVPTRVPAWTSTLILRGRNVTTLQRGAFTAPNGSALDEAATLSLSGNLIRAVESDAFAGLPHLHLLDLSHNQLERVSDGAFKGLRELRTLCLNESIVPEAAGQLAAALGAGDLRDLHRLELAGNRLRSPPLTPASLDAFQLLHQLVLVNNSIRSLGREDVGGLERQRRTRVYLARNPFRCACELEALYWWLKNASQCPDAALLRCAEPEARRGLQVEQLRPEDVDCLNENLEAVSYVFLGIVLALIGLVFLMVLYLNRGGIKRWLNNIREACRDQMEVYHYRYEQDSDPRLANVAV; this comes from the coding sequence ATGCGCATGCACGAGGGAGGGAGTGAGAAGATAAGTGTCTGCGCTCGGCGCGCGAACGCTCACACGAGAGCCGAGATGCGGACACGCGCCTGCTCGCAGCCGCGGCGGCTGTGCGTGCTCGCGAGCTGGGCAGCGCTGCTGGCGTGCGCCCGCGCGGACAACGCGTGCCCGCCGGCGTGCGCGTGCTCCCAGGACTCCGGCACGGTGAGCTGCCACGCCGGTGGCGCGTCGGGGGTGCCGACTCGCGTCCCAGCGTGGACCTCCACGCTGATCCTACGCGGGAGGAACGTGACAACGCTGCAGCGGGGGGCGTTCACAGCGCCCAACGGCAGCGCCTTGGACGAGGCGGCCACGCTGTCGCTGTCCGGCAATCTGATCCGAGCGGTGGAGTCGGACGCCTTTGCGGGGCTCCCGCACCTACACCTGCTCGACCTGAGCCACAACCAGCTGGAGCGTGTGTCCGACGGCGCCTTCAAGGGCCTGCGGGAACTGCGCACGCTGTGCCTCAACGAGTCCATCGTCCCCGAGGCGGCCGGGCAGCTGGCGGCCGCGCTGGGCGCCGGCGACCTGCGTGACCTCCACCGGCTGGAGCTGGCTGGCAACCGGCTCCGGAGCCCGCCCTTGACCCCCGCCAGCCTGGACGCCTTCCAACTGCTGCACCAGCTGGTTCTGGTCAACAACTCCATCCGGAGTTTGGGCCGGGAGGACGTGGGCGGCTTGGAGCGGCAGAGGCGCACCCGCGTCTACCTGGCACGCAACCCCTTCCGCTGCGCATGCGAACTGGAAGCCCTATACTGGTGGCTGAAGAACGCCTCACAGTGCCCCGACGCCGCTCTGCTGCGCTGCGCTGAACCTGAAGCCCGGCGTGGGCTGCAGGTGGAGCAGCTGCGCCCCGAGGATGTGGACTGCCTGAACGAGAACCTGGAGGCCGTCTCCTACGTGTTCCTGGGCATCGTGCTGGCCCTGATCGGACTGGTGTTCCTCATGGTGCTCTACTTGAACCGCGGCGGGATCAAGCGTTGGCTTAACAACATCCGCGAGGCCTGCCGGGACCAGATGGAGGTCTACCACTACCGCTACGAGCAGGACTCGGACCCGCGGCTCGCCAACGTGGCCGTCTGA
- the smyd4 gene encoding SET and MYND domain-containing protein 4, with protein sequence MDLPCVPWQDHVARKWAGLEPEFKERFKSLLEIEDIFESALSVTTEDDVECLRRISAEGHGHTRKDAGEASSCRENGNADFKSGKYTDAALHFSQGICLSPRSSEQLSLCYANRSAALYHLRRYQDALDDMSEAEKSGYPPALAHKLEKRRAQCLAHLPSSEAARVDRDERHSGMSPKVTVGFNPEKGRHVVASDAIAAGEVILSERPYGLVLVASGGVFGSERRHCHACLKATWRPVPCDGCSYARYCDARCRDAAWEEHHRWECPLGARLTSTGVLSHLALRLALKAGTVNIHAAVTGGPADTAYAGVFHLLHHADRQGASMCFLCAVTMATLHTELDGTGVPPARGQMDGGEKDAAWRLLAGAALRHLLQLRCNAQAVTVLQQPGLSDDPVQSIEERRLATAVFPTLSLLNHSCRPNTSLSFGAGGAVTLRAARSIRPGQEVAHCYGPHCGRMVAGERQRLLEEQYFFQCRCEACEDGDQERSPDRQSGFLCARCDLSLSLSGEDDHLCASCGGAWSGGELSQMLRDVGCDLDEAACLLERDEPGEAEALLLRLQMRWRRTGVTLAHTHELRGRTEDTWARAHAHKGDWSRATQHLERSGAAVAARFGADSLEMGRQVAKLAQLHFNAGSRTSALTVIPEARRILSLHCGALCPEVQELQAMEDCLRH encoded by the exons ATGGATCTCCCGTGCGTCCCGTGGCAAGATCACGTTGCTCGCAAATGGGCCGGACTCGAACCCGAGTTCAAGGAGCGTTTTAAGTCCCTGCTTGAAATTGAAGATATATTTGAAAGCGCTCTGAGTGTAACAAC GGAGGACGATGTGGAGTGTCTGCGTCGCATCTCGGCGGAAGGACATGGTCACACACGAAAGGACGCTGGAGAGGCATCCTCGTGCAGAGAGAACGGAAATGCTGACTTCAAGAGCGGGAAGTACACTGATGCGGCCCTACACTTCTCACAG GGCATCTGCTTGTCCCCCCGAAGTTCGGAGCAGCTGTCGCTGTGCTACGCCAATCGCTCTGCGGCACTTTACCACCTGCGGCGCTACCAA GACGCTCTGGATGACATGTCGGAAGCCGAGAAGAGTGGCTACCCGCCGGCTCTAGCGCACAAGCTGGAGAAACGCCGTGCGCAATGCCTGGCGCACCTTCCATCCTCAGAGGCCGCCCGCGTGGACCGAGACGAGCGCCACTCGGGCATGTCTCCGAAAGTGACTGTTGGCTTCAACCCGGAGAAAGGACGCCACGTGGTGGCGTCAGACGCCATTGCGGCTGGGGAGGTGATCTTGAGCGAGAGGCCGTACGGCTTGGTCCTGGTGGCAAGTGGCGGCGTTTTCGGGTCAGAGCGCCGTCACTGCCACGCGTGCCTGAAGGCCACGTGGCGACCGGTCCCGTGCGACGGGTGCTCCTATGCCCGCTACTGCGACGCCCGCTGCAGGGATGCCGCCTGGGAGGAGCACCATCGTTGGGAGTGCCCGCTGGGCGCTCGTTTGACGTCCACCGGCGTCCTGTCACACTTGGCACTGAGGTTGGCGCTCAAGGCGGGCACGGTCAACATCCACGCCGCCGTCACTGGAGGTCCGGCCGACACAGCCTACGCAGGCGTGTTCCACCTGCTGCACCATGCGGATCGGCAGGGCGCCAGCATGTGCTTTCTGTGCGCCGTCACCATGGCGACGCTACACACAGAGCTCGACGGGACGGGAGTGCCGCCGGCGAGGGGGCAAATGGACGGCGGCGAGAAGGACGCAGCGTGGCGGCTGCTGGCCGGTGCGGCGCTGAGGCATCTGCTGCAGCTGCGCTGCAACGCGCAGGCCGTAACCGTGCTGCAGCAACCAG GTTTGTCAGACGATCCCGTGCAGTCCATTGAGGAACGAAGGCTCGCCACGGCCGTTTTCCCGACGCTGAGTCTCCTCAACCATTCGTGCCGGCCCAACACCAGCTTGAGCTTCGGTGCCGGCGGCGCCGTCACGCTGCGAGCGGCCCGAAGCATCCGTCCCGGACAGGAAGTCGCCCACTGCTATG GTCCCCACTGCGGTAGAATGGTCGCTGGGGAGCGGCAGCGCCTGCTAGAGGAGCAGTACTTCTTCCAATGTCGCTGTGAGGCCTGCGAGGATGGTGACCAGGAGCGGTCGCCAGACAGACAATCTGGATTTTTGTGTGCCCGGTGCGACCTTTCCCTCTCG CTTTCTGGCGAAGACGACCATTTGTGCGCTTCGTGCGGCGGCGCTTGGTCCGGCGGCGAGCTGAGCCAAATGCTGCGGGATGTCGGGTGCGACTTAGACGAGGCGGCCTGTCTCCTGGAGAGAGATGAACCCG GCGAGGCGGAAGCCCTGCTGTTGCGGTTGCAGATGCGGTGGCGGCGGACAGGCGTGacgctggcacacacacacgagctgcGCGGCCGCACCGAGGACACTTGGGCCAGGGCGCATGCCCACAAAG GCGATTGGTCGCGCGCCACCCAGCACTTGGAGCGCAGCGGCGCCGCCGTGGCCGCTCGCTTCGGAGCGGACAGCCTGGAAATGGGCCGACAGGTCGCCAAACTGGCGCAGCTGCACTTCAACGC GGGGTCAAGAACTTCGGCCCTGACCGTCATCCCCGAGGCGCGCCGGATCCTCAGCTTGCACTGCGGCGCCCTCTGCCCTGAAGTGCAGGAACTGCAAGCCATGGAAGACTGCTTACGCCACTAA
- the LOC125982420 gene encoding uncharacterized protein, which produces MMKKLMNPLLWMALAFLLPGSYPKEQKTEVNPGDNIIFSTQRPASPNKLPYIEWTFNGNTIVTYSGGTEYREDGYVDRIELDYYTGNLKLKDVRSTDSGNYNFQFEMSKKVLKQESVRQPRLESEENIFAVKVIKCATVACLVFSVIFLLCAPMSETYGSAR; this is translated from the exons ATGATGAAGAAGCTCATGAACCCTCTGCTGTGGATGGCTCTTGCGTTCCTCCTACCTG GTTCTTACCCGAAGGAACAGAAGACAGAGGTCAACCCGGGTGACAACATCATCTTCAGCACCCAGCGCCCCGCCAGTCCCAATAAGCTGCCCTACATCGAGTGGACCTTCAATGGCAACACAATCGTCACCTACAGCGGCGGCACCGAATACCGGGAAGATGGCTACGTTGACCGCATCGAATTGGACTACTACACCGGCAACCTGAAGTTGAAGGACGTGCGCTCCACCGACAGCGGCAATTACAACTTCCAGTTCGAAATGTCCAAGAAGGTGCTGAAGCAGGAGAGCGTAAGACAACCCAGATTGGAGTCGGAAGAAAATATCTTTGCCGTCAAAGTGATCAAGTGCGCCACGGTTGCGTGTCTCGTGTTTAGCgtcattttccttttgtgcGCGCCGATGAGCGAGACGTACGGGTCCGCTCGCTAA